From a region of the Corvus cornix cornix isolate S_Up_H32 chromosome 2, ASM73873v5, whole genome shotgun sequence genome:
- the TMEM71 gene encoding transmembrane protein 71 isoform X3, with product MDLPGSTPFNGEHRHNLSRRVFPSCACAVLDDDPAYECFTNPLTDSLPTCRRSPRLLSNGYYVLTEDSFLSDEEGNITLTPSHTSVTYKENLVRVFRRRKKIRRSLDSLFDLSTSSSWRSSTIPSKMEFSHVEDPWPDGCSKLEASHSDIGDSDFSSEYNNHVSQRQIPESNGTFLTKDGEFLQFEEPFCASKSCSSFMINANEETLSNAESRTVQNVVSQMAALIMCLIISVCTRYFLGGLSATLLLMILVFLFSQDAAVSSFFSLDTFFKATKFW from the exons GTTCAACACCATTTAATGGAGAGCATAGACACAACCTCTCAAGACGTGTTTTCCCAAG TTGTGCTTGTGCCGTTTTGGACGACGATCCTGCCTATGAGTGCTTCACAAACCCTCTGACAGACTCCCTTCCTACATGTCGCCGCAGCCCTCGACTGCTTTCTAATGGTTATTATGTTTTGACAGAAGACAGTTTTCTGTCTGATGAAGAGGGCAACATAACACTGACACCATCCCACACAAGTGTTACATATAAAGAGAATTTAGTTCG tgtaTTCAGGCGAAGGAAGAAAATCCGTCGCTCTCTTGACAGCTTGTTCGATCTCAGTACCTCCAGCTCGTGGCGCAGCTCCACCATTCCCAGCAAGATGGAATTCTCCCATGTAGAGGATCCTTGGCCTGATGGATGCAGTAAACTAGAAGCCAGTCACAGTGATATTG GTGATTCAgacttttcttctgaatataATAACCATGTGTCACAAAGGCAAATTCCAGAATCTAATGGAACATTTCTCACCAAAGATGGTGAGTTTCTTCAGTTTGAGGAACCATTTTGTGCTTCAAAATCCTGCTCTTCATTTATGataaatgcaaatgaagagaCCTTGAGCAATGCAG aatcCAGGACAGTGCAAAATGTTGTTTCTCAGATGGCGGCACTGATCATGTGTTTAATCATTTCAGTATGTACaag ATATTTTCTGGGAGGATTGTCTGCCACTTTGTTGCTGATGATTTTAGTTT TTCTTTTCTCCCAAGATGCTGCTGTGTCATCTTTCTTCAGTCTCGatacatttttcaaagcaacTAAGTTTTGGTAA